The following coding sequences lie in one Arachis ipaensis cultivar K30076 chromosome B05, Araip1.1, whole genome shotgun sequence genomic window:
- the LOC107644566 gene encoding eukaryotic translation initiation factor 5: MALQNIGAANSDDAFYRYKMPKMITKIEGRGNGIKTNIVNMVDIAKALARPASYTTKYFGCELGAQSKFDEKSGTSHVNGAHDTAKLAGLLENFIKKFVQCYGCGNPETEILITKNQMIQLNCAACGFVSDVDMRDKLTTFILKNPPETKKGSKDKKAMRRAEKERLKEGEMADEEQKKIKKEVKKKGSSTSKDGTTKSASKKKASASDDDHVSPTHSQVDEKEDASQEEDGDDDIQWQTDTSLEAARQRIQEQLSAVTADMVMLSTNEPEKNGKTASKTSNDSENGDSHDYSTLVGEVKAILNKGIAAKDLHSHLAALPASAQDKTNALFEALFEGIEKGFAKEVIKKKSYLAAGVSKEEGSQLLLLSAIEAFCLNSTSSALKEAALILKALYDADLLDEENILQWYQDGLKGKNKDSKIWKNVKPFIDWLQSAESESEEE, translated from the coding sequence ATGGCCTTACAAAACATCGGTGCTGCAAACAGTGATGATGCCTTCTATAGGTATAAGATGCCCAAAATGATTACCAAAATCGAGGGTAGAGGGAATGGCATCAAGACAAATATTGTCAATATGGTTGATATTGCCAAGGCATTGGCAAGGCCAGCCTCTTACACAACCAAGTACTTTGGGTGTGAGCTTGGAGCCCAGTCAAAATTTGACGAGAAATCTGGTACTTCTCATGTTAATGGGGCACACGACACTGCAAAACTTGCTGGTCTTCTTGAGAACTTCATCAAGAAATTTGTTCAATGTTATGGTTGTGGAAACCCCGAAACGGAGATATTGATTACCAAGAACCAAATGATCCAACTGAACTGTGCTGCCTGTGGTTTTGTGTCAGATGTGGATATGAGGGACAAGCTGACTACGTTTATTCTGAAAAACCCTCCTGAAACAAAGAAAGGATCCAAAGACAAGAAGGCCATGAGAAGAGCTGAGAAGGAGAGATTGAAGGAAGGTGAAATGGCTGATGAGGAGCAGAAGAAAATCAAGAAGGAGGTTAAGAAGAAAGGCTCTTCCACTTCCAAGGATGGTACTACAAAGTCAGCCTCTAAGAAGAAAGCAAGTGCCTCTGATGATGACCATGTATCTCCTACTCACAGTCAAGTGGATGAGAAAGAAGATGCTTCTCAGGAAGAAGATGGCGATGATGACATCCAATGGCAAACGGATACATCACTAGAGGCTGCTCGCCAACGCATTCAAGAACAGCTAAGTGCTGTAACAGCTGATATGGTCATGCTCTCCACAAATGAGCCTGAGAAGAATGGAAAAACAGCAAGCAAGACAAGCAACGATTCTGAAAATGGTGACTCACATGACTACAGTACACTTGTTGGAGAAGTGAAGGCAATTTTGAATAAAGGTATTGCAGCAAAGGATTTGCATTCCCATCTGGCAGCACTTCCTGCATCTGCACAAGACAAGACAAATGCTCTATTTGAGGCCTTATTTGAGGGCATTGAGAAAGGATTTGCAAAAGAAGTGATCAAGAAGAAGAGCTACCTTGCTGCGGGAGTTTCTAAGGAGGAGGGGTCACAGTTACTCCTGCTTAGTGCAATTGAGGCTTTCTGTCTCAACTCTACTTCCAGTGCTCTGAAGGAAGCTGCTCTTATTTTGAAGGCTCTGTATGATGCTGATCTATTGGACGAAGAGAACATATTGCAGTGGTACCAAGACGGATTGAAGGGCAAAAACAAGGACTCTAAGATATGGAAGAATGTCAAACCTTTCATTGATTGGCTTCAGAGTGCGGAATCAGAATCAGAGGAAGAATGA